gtcccagtgctctaaaaaccccaaaccctctttcctgcaccaagacttcagccacgcattgacctctctaatctcctgctgcctttctgctgtagcgcgcagCACAAGTAATATATAGGAAGTATACCTTACTTCCcagttccctgaactcattctttaggaccttccattttccctctgactttgtcattggtaccaatatggaccatgacaacTGGGTCATccccactctgtcggcaacatgccggacccgagcacccgggaaaaagcaaactgtccggttgagatgatcagagtggcagattaccctatctactctcttaataatagagccccctaccaccacaacccgTCTAACCTTCCTTACCCTCTCAGCCCCACCTGTACTAGTagggctgttcccacggctgttagaagaaatagcttcctgcagtacaactactcctgagctgaagctcccaacatcttcactcaaacgggcaaatctgttaggttgcacaagatcaggactagctaaacctttcctcttccctccctcactgcTTCCTCACCCCCCTATTACACAGCTAtttatggtaaattttcaagctggacaaaagtggtaagtggtgtccctcagggttctgttttgggaccgcttctatttaacatatttataaatgattttgaaataggtattgaaagccatgttttagtgtttgctgaTGAAACAATACTTtgcaaagtaataaaatataagCACTATTATGCACTTCAGGGACCAAGCATGCGCAAGCAAgttaagttatgcacttcagggaccaagaatgcacaagcaacttacaccctaaatggtagtaaattagggataacaacacacgagaaggatttgggaattgttacagacaacaaaaaaggcagcaatatgcaatgtcaatttgcagttgctaaggccagtaaggttttgtcatgtataaataggggcataaattctcgggatgaaaaaattattttgcctctttataaattgctggtaaaactgcacattgaatatgctgtgcagtattgggcacctgttctaaagaaggatttcatggcactagaaaaagtgcagagacgagctacacaaatgataaaaggaatggaacattttagttatgaagaaaggttcaaaaaatgtaaatctctttaattttgagaaacgttgcctcagaggggatattataacactatacaaatatatttggggccagtacaaaccattaattgtaaatatattcataaacagggctatacatagggcacgaggtcacacatttaggctcaaagaaaggagatttaatctaaggcaaagaaaagttgttgttttttcacagtaagaactataaggatgtgaAATTATTTGCCTGAATAGTTGGTTTTAtcatccatacagatgtttaaccccttaaggaccaaacttctggaataaaagggaatcatgacatgtcacacatgtcatgtgtcattatggggttaaacagcaatgtacaaatacttccaaaaacataacatacagggatataatttctaattagtggggtaatagctgattgatccaaggagatatctgactgccattttggggtcaaaaaggaatttgttcctagttgttgcaaaattggaagcgattcagactaggttttttttttgccttcttttggctcaacagcaacaacatatgagaggaaggctgaacttgatggacacaagtctcttttcagctatgtaactatgtaactactttCTGATGTGAGTTGAAAATGAATACATGGTTTTGACAATATTTCCCTCTGTATATTCTTTACATGATTTGTTTCTTCACACACATTTTTAAACTCCATTTAGGAGAGTGAAAATTAGTAAAGTAAGCATGTCATATCAGGTTCACCATAACATATAACTACACATAGGAAACAATACAGTATATAGTGTTAATTGTTTTTGTTCTGGTATTTCTATAGTGTAGTTATGTCATTATTGCTGCATTGCAGATTTTCATATTCTGGCTATATTGCCTGTATATTGATGttaaattaagtaaaataataatgGCTAGTATAAtcctttactgtatatattttctctcatttaggGGATTTATTATATTAGCTCTTGTACATAATACAGCCGTACTATGATTAAAATGCCTTAAGGTGATACAAAGTTCATTATCTGAAATTGCACTACTTcttgaaacataaaaacataattacTAACAAGTACAGAAGAGAGACCTGCATCTATAAACGTAATGATTTTTCTACCCTTCACATTTCCTATACACTAGATTTTTCaactatattaaatatttaatttagtcATTAAAACGTAAAAGTTAATATttcattataattaaaaaatattatatactatatataatgtatttcaaTTAAAATATCTAAGAAGCTGAGAGATGTATACTTTTAGAATcaaagaaaacaatatatatatatatatatatatatttttttttttttaaaacaaccctTTTCCTTATAAGTGTACTATCACACTCTCAGGTCATTCAAGTACACCAAACACGTTTGCAAggcacttaaaaataaataaacattaagtACGCCCCAAAGAAATGATGCACTTAAATCAATTGTGTTCTCTAAACCACAATCACCAAAAATGTATAATCATTATCACCTCAAAAGTGCACAAAACAATCTGCGTATACATATAATGTGAACCACtaattaatataaaatagtgcaacactgtcaCTAAATTGTTGAtcatcaggaattcaaagtaaatacaaaaaataaagtcaaaatatCCATACTGATAACATGCAAGcacaaaaaaaagtacattaataAGCTGCGGCAATTTAATaccaaaaattattattataattattatttataaagcgccaataaattccacagcactgtacaatgggcaaGCTAACAGATATGTATTCGTAACAAGAGgagttggacgcacaggtacAGATGGTGTTGAGGTTCATgctcaaacatgcttacattctagagaaagtggggtaaagtgacacaacagCTAATGACGTACTaaggagggagcaggggatggGGAGgtagtccgccccgggtgccactaggTAGGGGGCACAGAGGGGGCACGGCCCTCCTACATCATGCCAtcaaatttcccggtgggccgcggcacctggggctgggctgacagccctaatcatcactaatcaggctcctgtaatcccgTCCAGCCATATGCGAGCTGGGAGCAGGGGTGCCAGGCAgttgacacagctcgcacatggccggccgggattataaaaaaaacaccaacaaaaaaaaccacaatattGCAGTGGGGCGGAGCTTAGCATGCGGCAGCGGTGGAGATTACTGTGCGGCAGGGGTGGGGCTTAATTACCCGGGTAACTGCAGCATAGGAAGCagaaaggagtccctgcttccccaacaaccagtctctaggagctccaagggatgtggaggtaagaagcaggtcagtgtgtgtgtgtgtgacactgtctgcctgtgtgtgtgtggctgtctgcctgtgtgtgtgtctgtgtgtgtgtgactgcctgcctgtgtgtgtgtgtgagagtgtgtgactgtctgcctgcctctgtgtgtgtgtgtgtgtgtgtgtggctgcctgtgtgtgtgtgtgactgtctgcctgtgtgtgtgtgtgtctgcctgtgtatatgtgtgtctgcctttgtgtgtggatttctgcctgtgtgtgtggatgtctgcctctgtgagggtgtggatgtctgcctcttTGAGggtgtggatgtctttgtgtgtgtgcgcatctgctaggTTTACAGTATCagagagttgccatggtaacctgtggaaATGTGCTACACTGCCTGGAGCTTGCATTAGCTATATACCAGGTCGGCACCCATCAGAGGGAGAGAGGGTGCAGTCGGCTAATGATTAAGATTCTTGGTTCATAAAGACACCCGTCTGCATGGGCCAGTGTGCCATGTTTTAAGGTAGTACTAGGCCtgcagatggggggggggggggagggggatgagatCCAAGGCTATAGGGTCCTACATTTGGGGCTCCAGTCCCCTCAGTCAATGCCTCTGGTGGCTGGAGTCCTAATCACTGAGCTATCTCATTAATAGCCAGTATAAAAAACATAGTGGGGACAATGttattttttaaactatccaAATCATCAAAAAGCTCTGTTAAACTACAAGCAGCTTGCATTTAGCTTTAAAATTAATTTAggttgatttttaattttaaattaggaTTTtagcaattttaaccccttaaggaccaaacttctggaataaaagggaatcatgacgtgtcacacacgtcatgtgtccttaaggggttaatctatagTCCATTAACCATAAAACACAAGCAGTAgacattagacttgtgcacaatgaAAACAGTTGCCACGTCCAAATCAATTcatcaaacaaaaaaacaaaaatggggaGGTGGGTAATTTTTCACCCATGTGGCGTTTTGGTTAAAACAGATTCGGACAAACCAAAAAGGCACAAAACTTGGCCAATTAGTTTACTGTAAAATTTAAAtaagatgtatttattttacattacactgattggcgCGTTTCCACACAATTTGGTTATAGATCAAGAAAGAAGAGATAAACGAGGAGCAGCAAAAatgtatttagttatatattatgtaattatcagataaataatatatattttctcatggccattggaggtaactaaaaaaaactccatttgtttaaaaattcatagggattaaggagaaagcacaggtaacttgtttttctttggtttttactatataaaatatataaataaagatttttatgtttaatttaaaaaaaaaaaaaaaatgattcctcCCCTACGTGACTCAGAGAGCGCACATGTACTCTGAGCTTGTAGAAAGATCCACTCAAATGCTTCTGTATGAGTGGGCAGCAATGACATTTACAGGGGTCATGGAAATCAGCGCAGGGATCTTCGCCCAGCACTGAATTCCAGGTTTCTATTTTATTTGCAAGATTAAAGGGGAGACTAGCTAATAATGTCCTGAAGGGTATTGTTAACTTAAAAATGCTTTATATAAAAAGTTAGAgtaggggggcgtggctagccgagcTGCATGGCAGACGTGTTTTCAGGGAGCTCCTGCCTCATCGCCTGGAAAAAGTCTATATCTGCCGCAAAAAGAAGAGCAATCACCTGTAAATCAAGCCACATCAAGCGGGGAACCCCTCAACAGTAGAATGggtagaaagaataaaaaaatcgcCCGCCTGGAGAGCCCCTATCAGCCTGATATCAGGCGATCGTTCGAAAGGCCGCAACCGCATCCACAGCCTAAAATGGCGCCGGACAGGCCTCGAAGTTCCAGCGACTCAGACTCATCCGCAGAAGGGGAGAACCCTCAGGTCGCAAACCCGTCTGAATCGGAAACATCCGACCCTGACGACTTGCCTTCTACAAAGGGAGACATTAAAAAACTTCTCCTGGACCTAAGGGCGCTGTGGAAGGCGGATCTGACGGGGGTCCAAACTGAGGTAACGGGCGTCAAAGAGCGGTTGGACAAAGTTGAAACACAAGGGGGTGAAAGGGACACCCTGCTGGCTGAAGCCAAAACACAAATTGATACGTTAACACTTAAAGTCCACAGACTTACCCACTCCGTAACAGCTCTGGAAACACGCCACCGCAAGCGGAATGTCCGCATCCGCGGAGCCCCAGAAGACGTGGGCACGGAGGCCCTGCTGACTTATGTCAATAATTTGGCCGAGCTAATGGGGGCGAGAAAGGAAGATGACGCCTGGCCGATAAAGGCAGCGTTCAGGATAAGCAAAGCCCCGACCGCTCCAGCAGACGCATCACGGGACATAATAGCGGTTACCCGGGATACTGCGGTAAAGGCCGCCTTAATGGCCTATTCCAGGAAGACTCCCTCCATCAAAGTGGACAATCATCAGGTGCAGGTCTATGCTGACCTCTCGTTCCTCACCCTAGTGGAAAGAAGGAAGTTCTTGCCGATTACAAGACAACTGAGAGATAGGGGCATCAGGTACCGATGGGGAGTGGCGGGTACTTTGGTAGTCCCATTAAAAGACTCAATCTTGACATTGTCTGCAGACGAAGACCCAGCGGAATTCCTTCGGGCCCTACAGCTGCAACGACAGAAACCCGTGGAAGACATACCAGACACCATGGACAGTGACAATGGAACAGGGACAGTGCGTGCCCGTGAACACAACACCCACAGAACCCCTCACGGACTTGAAAGGGGCAAAGATAACAGCCTGCACACCCACCGTCGCACGGGGAACACAGCTCCGCGTACTACAAGCACATCAAGCGCTTCAGGCCCTGCAGGAACCTGAGACAGAAGCGGCACCGAAACATACGTGATTTGGACCTTACTCCACTGAGTCAGGTCATGTTCGCAGTGTTTGaccactccttttttttttttggttttttttttttagtttccagTTCTCTCAGCATCCAGTGTCCCCTTGACAGCTTGCAAGTATTACAGGGCATGATAAGAAGTAAACGTATGCAGACAGTTTCCCCTCGCCTACATGTGTATCTAGGCAACTAATGAACGATCTAACCCTAAAGTTTGAGTGTTTATGTCCTGCCAATAGCTATGGAATGTATAGAATATATTTACTTATCCTGTTTACACTAAGCATATAGGCTATATGACAAAATGCGTGGCGTATAACTGCAGCCAAggttttaattattatataatgtcttAGATAGCATACACTTTAAACACCACTAAGCATATAGACCCAGGTTTTGTTTTACTTCCTAATAGTTTTGTTATGAAGCAGGATTTGCTCAGATACTCTCTTACGCAGAATGTAAATTAGTAATGTCTGTTGCTCCATTTTTGGACCCATAGCAGCCCATACCTGATATATGTCGGCAGCATTAAGGGTTGTACCCCGTATAGCAGAATTATGGGCATCTTACTTGATCACCCAAGCTGCAGCAGAGACAAGGTCCACCTTAAGTGCCTCCCCCCAGAAAGGCACTACCAGATAATTTAGAACAAACCCCATAGGTACAGACACACATCAGCATAATCGCCAGTTTCCCCCCAAAAGACTGCATATACTACAGGGCATGATGCGATGCACACTAGCATAGATCATATCCCCTCACTTACCTGGGAATCTAGGCAGCACGTGAAACATCAAACTCTTAATCTTGAAAGACGCTTTGGTGCCAGTGGCTGTGGTTGGCATAGAATGGGTCTCcctaaccctcctgcactaaGCGCCCATAATACGTGACCAAATACGTTCCACATAACTGCAGAAGGGGGTTTAAATAATGATTATCTACCATTAATATACTTAGGACGGCAAATATTTTATAAGTCACTATGCCTGTTGAACCAGGCTCTGCTGAGCCTCCTGGAAGTCGTGGAACGTTATAGGGTCCACTTAGTGGCTTTCTTGTGCAGATTGCAAATTAGCACTATCTGTTACTTCGTCCCTGGCACAGGGCAGCTGATACCAGATATAAGCCTTCAGCTACAAGGGTTGCCCCCCGTATAGAGCACCATATAAGTTCATCAATGGTTCACCCATGTGGCGGCAGAGAAAAGGTCCACCTTCAGTGCCTCCTTATAGAAAGGCATTACCCGCTGACATAAATCGAAACTCACCTGTATACATGCACACCAACATAATCGCAatcatatattataaataacCACTGATTTGTCTACTATGTTTAAACTGTTTAACTATGTTTTATAACTAATCACTGACTAGTTTCAAATGTTTACCACCAACGAAAACTGTGCAGCTATTAATGTTATTTAAATTTGTGTGCCACGACATTGTTTTATACGTACACTTGCTAGAGGTCTGCATCGGCTACCGTGGCCACCTCTATGTACCTGTTTATTTTCTGCAcatcacaaataaagaattaaaaaaaaaaaaaaaagttagagtaACCCGTTAAGTCTCAGAAAGCAAAATGTCATAATAATTCAGGTAAAaaaaaggggttaaagacaagacAGCTGGAAAAAAAACATTAGGTTCCATGTCGCTGTAATGACTCTGTTGGTTATCATTGTtaatctgacagacagacagccttTGACTAAACCTGTATGCTTTATATATGTTACTATTGTAAATGCACAATTGTAAATTACAGTGAAAGTAGGATTAATTAGACATTTATCCCTGGATGGTTAGCTGTAACTTTAGACCCACTAATGAGACATATCTGAGATTTCCCTGAGTTAGAAGTTGTGATGTTTTTTTCTTACTAAATACATACTTTGTAGCAAATGTAACAAAAAGTATCAAGAACTTGTGACATCAAGCACTAAtactctgattttttttcttttttcttttttttaattctattttgttGTGCTTAGGATAGCAAACAGGCTTACTTCGCCACAACAGCTGAAGCAAGCAATGCAGTAACAATCATTTTCATAGCATAtcaaacagcacatttttatgttatagagaaaacaaattaaaaacatcAGTTTATATCACAAGACCTGCTTTTAACAGTAAGTTAGGACGTACAGAGCTACGGCTAAGAAGGTCATAGACAAATTAATAAGAATGGTAAGTAACGATTGTAAGACAAGGGTAGGCCCCCAGGGAGGTCCCAGGCTGGTGACAGTTAGAGTGTGGAGCAGTAATATCATGCTATATAGGGTTCAGTAATGGCAGCGAAGGGGGTTAACTTCCATATAACAGGCAGCTGAGTAATTTGCACGTTTTTATGGAAACCTTAAGAAAACAATCAGGCAAACCTGACTCACCTCTGCTTGAAACAACATAGTATTATTATCCTGCAAAGTGGCTAAGCCATGAGTGATGACGATGGAcattatgtacatgttttagttAAGCATCTATGTCTTCATTCAGGAAAGAAACAATTCCAATATGCATGAAACACTTTAGGCATGGAGAACTGTGCATTATATAGTATATGAGATGGAGAACGGGCTAGGTCTACTTGATGACAGTTACTAACACAGCTAAAGGTTTCACCTCACTACTGCTCCTTGCACAatgagagctaaaaaaaaaacacaagagcatggcataaaaaataaaattggtgtAAAACAGATCTAATGGTGGCTATCTAAAATATTTGAAGCTTAAATATCAGAAAGTCAGACGATTCCCAGGTTCGGGTAGATCCAGGAGTGTGCTGATGGGCAGTAAAACATCCCTGACATAGTTGGTTGCAAAGGCTGGTATTGCATGCCGCTAATGCCCACCATGGGTATCCTGTATTTTTGTATCACAGCAAAGCAGTGcgagtctctgtgcccaagtgtCAGTAGAAGGGGCCGATCTGCTTGTCGAGTCCGGAGCTGTTGTGGAGTAGGATTTTGCAGCCCTCTGGACCCAGGCGGTGTGAATGAGCCGGTCGATTTATGCTGCTCTGGTGCGCCTTGCATCTTCGTCTTCGTTGGATCTGTGGGGCGTTCTTCCAGGTTGAAGGTCGCTTCTTGGGTAGGTGGCTGCTTGACTGCTGCGAGGCAAGTGGCTGTGTCCTGCCTTCCAGCTTGCGACAGTAATTGGTGATTAGTGCGTCCAGCTTTTGTAGGACTCCATGCTTTGAGTCAGTAGGGTCGGAGAGACATGTGGCATCTGCCATGATGGGGGCCGTACTGGGTCAAAGGTGTTTTGGTGGTGCTTCGCCTTATGCTCCCTCTATTACAGGTTTGCCTCACTTGGGTGAACCACGATCACCCCTGTAGGTCCGGGGGGGGAGTTGTAACAAGGCTCTTGCTTGTCGTGAATTGGCATCGCGCAGTGCCagaccgggagatcggccgcctctcccgcccgaccCACGCTAGGCCTCATGCTGCGAGGAGTGCGGCCAGCAGGCTTCAGGAGGGTCACAGTCCACTGTGTCGGATCCCTGCCCAATCGTGGCTTAGGTAAGTTGAGTGCTTTCGCCAAGTTTAGGTTTAGTTGGGCTAGAAGTCCCACCAATCACCCTGTTTTCAGAGGAGCTCTGCTAAAGCACGTCTGTCCTACATGCTAGTCAGACCCCGCCCccccttttaaatttttttatatctatGTGTCTCTTCAGGAATGAATTGCCCtcaatgtttttctaaaatatGTTTCATTTAACTGCATGATCATTTTCAAAAACCtgaaaatatgcataattaaGGAGTATGtttaatttgtatattatatatacttcTATATAcgtatttttcctttctttttcataCCATCTTCTTAAAACAATAGAAACAATGGAACTTGCTTTAAGAAGTCAAATTAAAATGACACATtgtaatatagaaaatatatttgcCGTCATTATTATGCATTGCCATATGAAAAGAAAGCAAACTTTCTGAAAATCTGAGATTGCTAATGTATTTATATTGTAAGATCTTTGTGAACAAATCTAACATCACTAAacaattttaatatgttttggttCTAGATAAAGTATTCTAGAAATGTATTTCTCTCTGAATCTAGTTCTTCTGTTTCTAGCTCATATTGTTTCACAGTAACAAAATATCTTATGAATGTCTCTCCCAAGGCTGCAGTTATATATGTGTCTTCTTCCAATGAGGAAAGGGCATCTTCTAGTTTCAGTGGTACAGTAGACAATTTATCTAGATTACAGTTGCTATTTTCACCATTAAAAAAGTTAAGATTCCTCTTGATTCCATCCAAACCTGCAGCAATAGTGGCAGCAAGTACTAAATATGGATTTGCTGTGGCTGAACCTAACTTGTTTTCTATGTATGTGCCCTTGGAGCCATGACATTTAATATTGTATACACATCTATTATCGTTTGATCCCCAAGTAGCACAGATACGGTCTTGGGAATCCTTCACATCTCTAGAAAAATGTTTACGACTGCTAACTCCAGGTGCAACTATGCAGCTTATGGCAGCGGCATGAGTAAGCAGACCAGATAACCATTTTTTGCCAATCTCCGTAAGATCTTCAGTTTGACAGTCACTGGAAAATAAGTTTTTAGTTCCATTTGCATTCCACAGACAATGTGATAAAGGCCCAGAATTATAGAACCCTTCAGTGTCAGCATGGAAGCTTGCTATATAGCCATGCTTCTTAGCTATTTCTTTTAAGCCAGTCCTAAAAGTGAATGCATTGTCAGCACATGTCAAACCATACTCAGGTTGAAAGGAAATTTCCATTTGTCCAGGCCCGCAGGAAGATGAAAAGCTCTCTATGCTCCCCCCTGTATAATACATTCCATCAAAAAGTTCTTGCATGAATAATTGGTCATGATCAGTTAGCAAGGTTGCAGCAGGAAAAGCTATCGACTTGGAATTTATAATATCAGCAACACCAAAAGCACAAAACTCGTAAGTGAAAGCAGAATGCAGAGAAAATCCACTTTCTTGCAGCTGATTAAGCATTTGTTTAGCTAGATACCTTGGTGAGGTTAAAAGAGGATTTCCTGAAATTGTATAAGTATCACAAATTACCCTGCCAGTCTTTTCTAACCAGGGTAGGATTCTGAAAGTTGTTAGATCTGGTTTCAGCCTAATATCACTGTTAGACTGTCCTGCATTTATGTTGTCCACTTCGACATTTCTTGGATTCTTAATTAATTCAAGATGATCTCTTGGCATGTAGATGCCATTCACATTTTTTTCCTGTATTAGGACGGATAAAACAGGGTTTAGAGAGAGTTGCTgagctatatatttatatgtgtatacatatttgTGAAAAAGCAAGACTTCATAATCGAACAATCTATCTCTATATTCATGTGTCAAACTGTAAGTCAAGCTACTAATCTATCTGCCTGACCTTGTGCCTGTCAGCATGTATATGtcattctatctatctacaaATGTTTTACATAAGTAATGGTGTTTCCATGTTTTGTAGTGTTACAAAATGGAATTAAGATAGATTTTATTGAATTGTTTTCAGTTTGCTTTACACAATATGCCTAACACATTTaagtgcaaaatatatttattaaaagttagttAAACAAAACAGATATTGAATGCATAGCATTTACCCTTGTTATAAAGCCCCTAAAAATTATAaacaaccaattaccttcagaagtggCATAATAATTGAATTAGGGCCATCTGTGTTGTTAAAGTATCAAACAATCTCAAAAAAGGAATCATGAAACTTATGGGTTTCAAAATTAGGCCTCAGTTTAATTTTATTGGATCAGCTTCATAaattatcacaatctgttagaataacatttcaaatttatctacagaagtcaccattaaagtctatgggaattttacAGATAAatcattatcatcatcatttttttttaacatattgtgATCATTTATGATGTTGatccaaacaaattaaatcaaggccttagtcAAGAATAATGattcgaagaagcatcaatcacagTTGGGTTGCACCAAATATCCTAAACTCTGGAGTACTAAATAATCCATTATAAAAAGATTTGTAAAATAGTAGACACCACAGTGTATCAGTATTTTgaaattatttgggaatattttttttagtaccAGGCAGTTTGTGAAACGTAAGAAGACATTACCCACAATGTGCATTCATCATTAAAGCACTCTTCTAGATGAATTCTAGATGAATTCACATTGTGGTGTTGGTATGTTGGAACTGCTTTTCCTGCATCTTATTAAATTATAGTCCATTAGGTCCTTTATCCTCCA
This region of Pelobates fuscus isolate aPelFus1 chromosome 2, aPelFus1.pri, whole genome shotgun sequence genomic DNA includes:
- the LGSN gene encoding lengsin, with translation MDKETTINSEELAITENDEIDGSVLSRIRRKRGVKVTGKYIPPLEWEKKDTLHTASFWDQSNFEKVYDGMENSTDSSFQTIDRMSTKLLLKEEKQGFALTNNRREDTPKMEQEKQRKDTKQVESPEAFGSKSTKDVSQEKIKDKKTDTKHSTERVSEELLPLGSAIPKETLEELKHFLKESPLFISRNKHNPKQTTPIALIPLPNTMENLADGSSLAFETFRPNMEKNNKLQPLNTLERNQSNEAKTGEKTSGSEQSQVVEEAVEGKHSLLNAKSGTTNGKEDDQGSVDFAECKYFSEKDLNSCDSGIQNSLHLITLVEHVKQQIAREDIRFVRFEAADLHGVSRSKIIPSRLFHEKNVNGIYMPRDHLELIKNPRNVEVDNINAGQSNSDIRLKPDLTTFRILPWLEKTGRVICDTYTISGNPLLTSPRYLAKQMLNQLQESGFSLHSAFTYEFCAFGVADIINSKSIAFPAATLLTDHDQLFMQELFDGMYYTGGSIESFSSSCGPGQMEISFQPEYGLTCADNAFTFRTGLKEIAKKHGYIASFHADTEGFYNSGPLSHCLWNANGTKNLFSSDCQTEDLTEIGKKWLSGLLTHAAAISCIVAPGVSSRKHFSRDVKDSQDRICATWGSNDNRCVYNIKCHGSKGTYIENKLGSATANPYLVLAATIAAGLDGIKRNLNFFNGENSNCNLDKLSTVPLKLEDALSSLEEDTYITAALGETFIRYFVTVKQYELETEELDSERNTFLEYFI